Proteins from one Bacillus carboniphilus genomic window:
- a CDS encoding DUF4181 domain-containing protein, whose protein sequence is MDYQFRELFVYLAILFIPYIIADILLRKKTGVKMRWVQNNFKDRNRFFLTVDVIVMVFSLLATVNLTIKYPGTPPFMIIIFFLVSSLLQGLEQWLYKREKQEHLHTWLASGVIFASLVAMGVVFL, encoded by the coding sequence ATGGATTATCAATTTAGGGAACTTTTCGTGTATTTAGCCATATTGTTTATACCCTATATTATTGCTGACATTTTGTTGCGGAAAAAAACAGGGGTTAAAATGAGATGGGTACAAAACAACTTTAAAGACCGAAATCGGTTCTTTTTAACAGTTGACGTGATTGTGATGGTTTTTTCTTTACTCGCAACTGTTAACTTGACTATTAAGTATCCAGGTACACCGCCATTTATGATTATTATATTTTTTCTCGTATCATCTCTGCTACAAGGGTTGGAGCAATGGCTTTATAAACGAGAAAAGCAAGAGCATTTACACACTTGGTTGGCTTCGGGGGTGATTTTTGCTTCGCTTGTGGCTATGGGGGTTGTGTTTTTATAA
- a CDS encoding DNA alkylation repair protein: MKQLDVLEQLFEANRNEENAVQMEKYLKDHFPFFGIKTPLRRELTKQFFRETGILKEPFQHEFVLELWGKNEREFQAVALDYISYYKKKLGKADLSLMETLITTKSWWDTIDMLAQHGVGKIAMDSPEVIPETIEGWAYGESMWLRRTAILFQLKYKEKTDENLLYRYIVENAGSKEFFIQKAIGWALREYSKTNAASVSKFIEENSLPNLSVREGSKYLGK; encoded by the coding sequence TTGAAACAGTTGGACGTACTTGAACAATTATTCGAAGCAAACCGCAACGAGGAAAATGCGGTACAGATGGAAAAATATTTGAAGGACCACTTTCCGTTCTTCGGGATCAAAACACCATTGAGAAGAGAGTTAACCAAACAGTTTTTTCGCGAAACGGGAATTTTAAAGGAGCCTTTTCAACATGAATTCGTTCTGGAATTGTGGGGAAAGAATGAGCGAGAATTTCAGGCTGTTGCCCTGGACTATATAAGTTACTATAAGAAAAAATTGGGTAAAGCGGACCTGTCTTTAATGGAGACATTGATTACAACGAAGTCCTGGTGGGATACTATCGACATGCTAGCGCAGCATGGGGTGGGTAAAATTGCAATGGACTCACCGGAAGTTATTCCTGAAACCATTGAAGGCTGGGCTTATGGTGAAAGCATGTGGTTGCGCCGGACAGCGATTCTTTTTCAGTTGAAGTATAAGGAAAAGACGGATGAGAATTTGTTATATCGATACATAGTTGAAAATGCAGGGAGCAAGGAGTTCTTTATTCAAAAAGCGATTGGTTGGGCGTTGCGGGAGTATTCGAAAACGAACGCGGCGTCTGTGAGTAAATTTATAGAAGAGAATTCGCTTCCTAACTTGAGTGTTCGGGAAGGGAGTAAATATTTGGGGAAGTAG
- a CDS encoding MFS transporter — MKSWKNPILLISGVGISYLGNWIYLIALNIAVLNLTGSAAAIAGLFIIRPIATLITNFWSGSVIDRVNKRRLLIFIDLIRGLLVFLIPFMESIWKIYFILLLINMVGSFFGPASNVYITKLIPPENRKRFNSIMSMTSSGAFLLGPAIAGTLIMFVDTDLCIFINAVTFIVCAFFIYLLPNVDEEKKAVREKISFQTLVADWQVVREFIIKAKFFIMVYLLFQTATLIGFALDSQEVTFIKQVLDLSDQKYGLIVSITGVGAILGAFVAALIAKKVPLKLYVGAGMFLTSIGYILFYSSFNFLTATLAFVFLGFFMAFANAGYATFFQTQVPEAIMGRFGSLADMVQGIIQIVLTLILGFFAEVFSLQLICILFSIVSILFALSLLLYILLPSNAVYFHESSGEGVEG, encoded by the coding sequence GTGAAGAGTTGGAAGAATCCAATATTGTTGATTTCTGGGGTCGGGATATCTTATTTGGGGAATTGGATTTATTTGATAGCCCTGAATATAGCCGTTTTGAATTTGACAGGTTCGGCTGCAGCGATTGCAGGGTTGTTTATCATTCGACCGATTGCTACTTTAATTACAAATTTTTGGTCTGGTAGTGTCATTGATCGAGTGAATAAGAGAAGGTTATTGATATTTATAGATTTGATCCGGGGTCTCTTAGTTTTTCTGATTCCTTTTATGGAATCTATTTGGAAGATTTACTTTATCCTGTTACTGATCAATATGGTTGGGTCATTTTTTGGACCTGCCTCTAATGTATACATAACAAAATTGATTCCACCGGAGAATCGAAAACGATTTAATTCGATTATGAGTATGACTAGTTCGGGTGCTTTCCTCTTGGGACCAGCTATTGCAGGAACCCTTATCATGTTCGTGGATACTGACTTGTGTATTTTTATCAACGCCGTTACTTTTATTGTTTGTGCCTTTTTCATATATCTACTTCCAAATGTTGATGAAGAGAAAAAAGCTGTCCGGGAAAAAATTAGTTTTCAAACACTCGTTGCTGATTGGCAGGTAGTTAGAGAATTCATTATTAAAGCGAAGTTTTTCATCATGGTGTATTTATTGTTCCAAACGGCTACTTTAATTGGCTTTGCTCTAGATTCACAAGAGGTAACGTTTATTAAGCAGGTTTTAGATTTATCCGATCAGAAATACGGATTGATTGTTAGTATTACAGGGGTTGGGGCAATTCTTGGAGCATTTGTTGCGGCACTTATTGCTAAGAAAGTCCCTTTAAAATTGTACGTGGGAGCTGGAATGTTTCTGACATCCATCGGATATATATTATTCTATTCCTCCTTTAATTTTCTCACAGCTACTCTAGCCTTTGTCTTTCTAGGCTTTTTTATGGCATTCGCTAACGCTGGATACGCTACATTTTTTCAGACACAAGTTCCTGAAGCCATCATGGGCCGGTTTGGAAGTTTAGCAGATATGGTTCAGGGAATAATTCAAATTGTACTTACACTTATTTTAGGATTTTTTGCCGAAGTCTTTTCTTTACAGCTGATCTGTATTTTATTTTCCATAGTCAGTATTCTTTTTGCACTAAGTCTATTACTATATATCCTTCTGCCTTCAAACGCGGTCTATTTTCATGAAAGCTCAGGAGAAGGTGTAGAAGGCTAA
- a CDS encoding DUF2085 domain-containing protein — protein sequence MWKDIISLQFIPCHRRKERSLVIGDFQFPICYRCMFILVGYLLLPLLFLLNIPLYCGIFLQFPMLIDGFTQAKKWRLSNNLLRSITGLMAGFGQSVIIKAAVSFLVGFIIS from the coding sequence ATGTGGAAAGATATAATCAGTTTACAATTCATACCTTGTCATCGGAGAAAAGAACGGTCTCTTGTTATTGGGGATTTTCAGTTTCCTATATGCTATCGTTGTATGTTTATCTTGGTGGGATATTTATTACTGCCTTTGTTATTTTTACTGAACATTCCTTTATATTGTGGCATTTTTTTACAGTTTCCTATGCTGATTGATGGTTTTACTCAGGCTAAGAAATGGAGGCTCAGCAACAACCTTTTAAGAAGTATAACAGGTTTAATGGCTGGGTTTGGTCAATCGGTAATAATTAAAGCTGCAGTGAGTTTTTTAGTTGGATTCATTATTAGCTAA
- a CDS encoding calcium/sodium antiporter: MAYLLLVVGFALLIKGADFFVEGSSRIARTLHVSPLLIGLTIVAFGTSAPEATVSIVAALEGSAGVAVGNVVGSNIFNITLVVGLTAILNPLKVENETIRKEIPFTLLASIALLVLVSDIALQGLSGNVITRSDGFIFLLFFLIFLYYIFEVAMNNRDKAKEESVPSERPSWGKNIALTVGGLLAIILGGHFVVDSATEIAISFGMSETLVGLTIVAIGTSLPELVTSITASIKKESEIALGNIVGSNIFNILFVLGTASSISPLGVEGKIVVDIMLLILLTILLLIFSRTKYTIGKIEGLILASAYVLYMIYIIMRN, from the coding sequence ATGGCGTACCTATTATTAGTGGTCGGCTTTGCCTTGTTAATTAAAGGGGCTGACTTTTTTGTGGAAGGTTCATCTCGAATTGCTCGAACACTGCATGTTTCGCCGCTACTAATTGGATTAACGATTGTTGCGTTTGGTACGAGTGCTCCAGAGGCTACGGTTAGTATTGTGGCAGCCTTAGAAGGAAGTGCTGGGGTGGCTGTTGGTAACGTGGTAGGGAGTAATATATTTAACATTACACTAGTGGTCGGATTAACAGCTATTCTTAACCCACTTAAGGTCGAAAACGAAACGATTCGAAAGGAAATTCCATTTACATTGTTGGCAAGTATCGCCTTACTCGTACTGGTTAGTGACATTGCTCTCCAAGGATTGAGCGGTAATGTCATAACTCGAAGTGATGGATTTATCTTTTTACTGTTCTTTCTCATCTTCCTTTATTACATATTTGAAGTGGCCATGAACAATCGCGACAAAGCGAAAGAAGAGAGTGTTCCTAGTGAACGGCCATCTTGGGGTAAAAATATAGCACTAACTGTCGGAGGTTTGCTGGCCATCATCTTAGGTGGACATTTTGTAGTGGACAGCGCAACTGAAATCGCGATTTCTTTTGGTATGAGTGAAACTCTAGTGGGGCTAACAATTGTTGCTATCGGAACGTCACTTCCTGAGCTGGTTACGTCTATAACAGCATCTATTAAAAAGGAAAGTGAAATTGCACTTGGGAACATCGTAGGAAGTAATATCTTTAATATCTTATTTGTGCTTGGGACAGCATCTTCGATTTCCCCACTTGGTGTCGAAGGGAAAATTGTCGTAGACATCATGCTGCTCATCCTTCTAACGATACTTCTCTTGATCTTCTCTAGAACAAAATACACGATAGGGAAGATAGAAGGACTCATCCTTGCTAGTGCCTATGTGTTGTACATGATCTATATCATAATGAGGAATTAA
- a CDS encoding serine hydrolase domain-containing protein: MKIEEAKLKIETKMKGLVEADPHIKNAYLLVHSDNRKIHWNMAYGQTGNFKSTPEQPYHTASIAKSFTSILIAILEREGKVRYDDPISKYLPESIVKDLHLFKGTDYSNEIRVEHLVSNRSGLPDFYEDKPKEGPTFQDMLLNEPDKAWTPHETIQWSKEKLTPKFVPGKKVHYTNTGFNLLGLIIEKVTTKAYHEVLHEYIFNPLKMKESYLLSYSKPAYRSDHPIATVNLKSQDILVEEHRSLMSNFAGGQTASTSEDLLIFMKALVNNQLIPQNSLDKMMDWKKLWVGVDYGYGLMRVRMFPKKYNVWGHLGSIGSFMLYNPTLDVYIIGNFNKSGYLTKSMRFIYNILQTIDKIKE, translated from the coding sequence ATGAAGATAGAGGAAGCGAAGTTAAAAATTGAAACTAAAATGAAGGGATTGGTGGAGGCTGACCCACATATAAAGAATGCATATCTATTGGTTCATTCAGATAATAGAAAGATTCATTGGAATATGGCTTATGGACAGACTGGAAATTTCAAATCAACACCTGAACAACCTTACCATACTGCAAGTATTGCAAAAAGCTTTACTTCTATCTTAATCGCGATACTAGAGAGGGAAGGAAAGGTTCGCTATGATGATCCCATATCGAAGTATCTTCCAGAAAGTATTGTAAAAGATCTTCATCTTTTTAAAGGAACAGACTATTCGAATGAAATACGTGTTGAACATTTAGTGAGTAATCGTTCTGGCTTGCCTGACTTTTATGAAGACAAACCAAAAGAAGGACCAACATTTCAAGATATGTTACTAAATGAACCAGATAAAGCGTGGACCCCTCATGAAACAATCCAATGGTCTAAGGAAAAACTGACTCCAAAGTTTGTGCCAGGCAAGAAAGTACACTATACGAACACAGGTTTCAACTTGCTAGGACTCATCATTGAGAAAGTCACTACCAAGGCCTATCATGAAGTCCTTCATGAGTACATATTTAACCCACTGAAAATGAAAGAATCGTACCTACTTAGTTATTCAAAGCCTGCATACCGAAGTGATCATCCTATTGCAACAGTTAATCTAAAATCGCAGGATATCCTAGTAGAAGAACACCGTAGTTTAATGAGTAACTTTGCAGGTGGGCAAACGGCCAGTACGTCAGAAGATTTACTAATCTTTATGAAAGCGCTTGTTAACAATCAACTCATACCTCAGAACTCACTTGATAAAATGATGGATTGGAAAAAGTTATGGGTGGGTGTTGATTATGGGTATGGCCTGATGAGAGTTCGTATGTTTCCAAAAAAATATAATGTATGGGGGCATCTAGGCTCAATTGGTTCTTTCATGCTCTATAATCCAACGCTGGATGTCTATATCATAGGTAATTTTAATAAATCTGGTTACTTAACAAAAAGTATGAGATTCATATATAACATTCTTCAAACCATTGATAAGATAAAAGAATAG
- a CDS encoding serine hydrolase domain-containing protein, with the protein MGSLEVKIDQLFDSYLNKSFFTGGVCSVHWKGEQLLQKAYGKRSSITNEHVTTDTIFDLASVTKIFTATILLKMVTEGKVTLGTTLKDCLPEVRGNKILEPISVQQLLTHSSGLTAWYPFYTHVPQADLLTILDSIELKHQENKEVVYSDLNYILLGEIIKRYFNMSLQEVIKQELITTLSLNTLTYGPLHSENVAATEFGNQIEMDMCRTRNKEFNHWRPTNQPIIGEVNDGNTYYYFKGQSGHAGLFGTANDLDQLLQLYLKGGMAKGEKLIDVALINQSLHNIAENRGLGWHSSDPFPVGFGHTGFTGTSIWIVPEKDLQVVLLTNRLHVNQPVNINPFRKELHEEILSYISGIQREDI; encoded by the coding sequence ATGGGTTCTTTAGAAGTGAAAATCGATCAATTATTTGACTCCTATTTAAATAAATCTTTTTTTACTGGTGGAGTTTGTTCGGTTCATTGGAAAGGAGAGCAACTCTTACAAAAGGCATATGGGAAGAGAAGTTCGATTACAAATGAACATGTTACGACAGATACCATTTTTGATTTAGCTAGCGTTACAAAGATTTTTACAGCTACGATTCTATTAAAAATGGTTACCGAAGGAAAGGTAACATTAGGAACAACTCTTAAGGATTGTTTACCTGAAGTGAGGGGTAATAAAATTCTTGAACCGATTTCAGTTCAACAACTTTTGACTCATTCATCCGGACTTACGGCTTGGTATCCTTTTTACACACATGTTCCGCAAGCTGACCTTTTAACTATTCTGGATTCAATTGAACTGAAGCATCAAGAGAATAAAGAAGTCGTCTATAGCGATTTAAATTATATTCTTTTAGGGGAAATCATCAAGCGGTATTTCAACATGAGTCTACAAGAAGTAATTAAGCAGGAACTCATAACTACACTCAGTCTTAACACTTTAACTTATGGCCCACTCCATTCCGAAAATGTAGCAGCTACTGAGTTTGGTAATCAAATAGAAATGGACATGTGCCGTACTAGAAACAAAGAATTCAACCATTGGCGTCCTACTAATCAACCCATTATAGGTGAAGTGAATGATGGAAATACCTACTATTACTTTAAAGGGCAATCCGGACACGCCGGACTATTTGGTACAGCAAATGATTTGGATCAATTATTACAACTTTACTTGAAAGGGGGAATGGCCAAAGGGGAGAAACTTATAGATGTGGCCTTAATCAATCAATCCTTACATAACATCGCAGAAAATAGAGGACTGGGCTGGCACAGCTCTGATCCATTCCCTGTAGGCTTTGGTCACACTGGTTTTACAGGAACTTCTATATGGATTGTTCCGGAAAAAGACCTACAGGTTGTGCTGCTTACAAATAGGTTACATGTTAATCAACCTGTCAACA